ACATTCCCTTTACAAAACACAGGACTTAGGCCTAAAACTAACCAAACAATCTTTAATTCACTGACACAAGTCAAAAATCCTGACATGCCAAGTCATCCAGATATAACTAGTGTGGCTACTTGAACTACTCTGAACCAGAATGAACCTGACTGTTCTCACAAactcttgaaaaaaaaataaaacaacttctcgtttatattttaaatttagagAAATTCCCTCAAACCCTTTTTTATATCTCGGAAAAGATGCACTGGACGAAACCACAGTGAAAACAAAGAATGTCTCTATGTCTGGACGTGACAAATAGCACCTGTCTTCAGACGATTGAGTCAAAGCCCTCGTGTGGCAAAATGCAAACTGATTTTAGAACTTGGACAGCCAGCTAAAATAACAAGCGTGTCCTATTCACCACGGGACGGAGGCAAATACAATAAACAGTCATATGTTGTGTAACTTCTGAGTGACACTCTAAATTCCGAAGCAACTTTTGTTGATATTTTGaacttttataaacataattCTCATTCAGAATTTACTATTACTAAATCAACTATTTATTCAAGTAGAAATGAGTTTTTAGAAAGGTACATCTGTGTCTTCTCATATAAAAAGCTTGCCAAGTGTTTCTTTCAGTATGTAGCACACTTTTCATTGCTGTTTGGATTGGGCAGTGGAGAGGATGGTTAAActcaaaagcaaaacaaactcAGCCTCCCCTAATTATTGGGATAGATTCATGCCTAAAATAATGACCTAAActaataaacaaactccagcaaGGATGTTTCTGTCTACACTAGCTGCATTCCTTCTCGCCCCCTGCGTGAACTTTTTCCGAAAGGCTAAACAAAGAAGAAATTGTATTTCATAACATGATTTTGCTATAAGAAACACTTGAATAATGATTGGGCAAAAATTAACAATTAAATCTAttacacaataataattaaaattattattattttttgtaaatgatGATAAAATTAGTGCAAATTATGTCCTTAGGTCTGCAACATCTATTAAAATGTCTAGtaaaagttttacattttttttttttttatgtttccacCATAACTAACAGAAAACCTATTTGGTAGTGTCCTGTCTGGTTTTCCAAATTTACATAAAACCACCTAAAAATCCCCTTGTGTATGACTCAGAATTTAGCCAGCTGAgatcaacaaaaataaatgacccttttgacaaaaatgtagaAATGTAAGATATGTAAATAGATAACCTTGGtggaaaaactaaaacaaaatattgtttttttttaaaataatatttataacgtgtaatactgtataatataatataatacaggACTGTTTGCAGTGCACAATTTCATTGGTGTGAATTTTTAATCACCGTTTACAGAAGAACAAGtaattaaattcattattaaaataatccaagaagaaaaagtgttaaaaaaaaaaaaaagtttttttggatatgtgaaaatgtatttatgcCGTCTAATTCACATTTACTGACCACATTTATTTTGATAAGAAAACAAGAATCATGCGTAGTGATCGGTATTCCCGACTGACTTACGTACGCCTCTACGCAATCCACCCATAGTTCAGCGCGTGTGGTACGTAGCCATCTTGTATACAGCAGAGGAAGAGGAGCCGTTAGCTCGTGATTTGTACTGACAGCAGACAGACTGACAAACCATCATTCTACTCTTAACAGACTGTTTTACCGCCAGAAACGGATAGTAAACGTGTGCTATCATGTGTCAAGATGTATAACCAGTGTGTTTCATGGAGGACATGTGCTTTTGAAGACTGGAGAGTGTTGAAAACTGAAGGCGCCTCAGAGTCGAGTGAGTCCAGCGACTGGAGAGTTTCATTCGCGAGAGCGGCCTGAGGGAAACTCTCACAACCGGACATGGCCTTCATTTAGGCCACGGATAATACTGATACGGGTTTGGAAAGATTAAACACAGCTGGAATAAAGCTGTCATTGTGTTTGGAGCTTTATGAGTTTCAACTGAAAGgattaaaagtactaaaaatgCCGCGATGAGGACGTACGCGCACTGACGGAGCTCGGAGGGAAGCTTGAGTTAGCTTGACGCTAACTGAAcattatatgatatattttcatataaatcGTGTTATTACGTTTAAATTGAACGTGTACGCTTCAATCTGACGTGTCGAAATCAGAGCGACACACTTAAAGCGATCAAAATGTCTAAAATGCCGTCGAAAAAGAAGAGCTGCTTCCAGATCACGAGCGTAACGCAGGCGCAGGTGGCGGCAAACAGCATCACGGATGACACCGAGAGTTTGGACGACCCGGACGAGTCAAGAACTGAGGACATGTCTTCCTCTGAGATATATGACATGTCCAAAGGTGGGGATTTCGAGCCTGAGGCGTGTGACGTCAGTTTGTCGGACGAACCCCTACATAACGAAGCTGAAACAGCTGGCGCGAGCTCCCAAGATGGTCCCATAACGACGGTACCTGGTTCTCGTAATACAAGTGCTGTTCATATAAACCCAAATGTTCGTGCAGTCAGTGGGGCAGCTGGCCAAATGAGTTCTGCCTCCATATCTTCCCAGACTTCACCTTTAGTTGCATCTAACACCCCATCCAGCACGTCACAGGCATCATCAGTTAGCAGTTCTGCCACAGTAAGTAGTTGCAGTTCCCGATTCAGGGTCATCAAATTAGATCATGGTACAGGTGAACCCTTTAAAAGAGGTAGGTGGACTTGCACTGAATTTTATGAACGAGATACGGATGTTTCCTCGTCTGGTCGGACTGCGGATAATATTAAACACGCTGGCACCACGGACCACAGCGCGGACAGGGATGGACTAGGAGTCGCAGGAGGTTCGGTGGCTGCACATATTTCGCTTTCAACACTTGCAGCAGAACCACATACTGATAGCGGTTATGTATCTGCACCATCAAACCCTCCTGTGGACCTTCAGAAGCAAACTTTTGGCATTTTGCAGCAGGGATTAGGGCTTGTAGCCCAGAACCTTTTCGGTGATGCCCATGCTCAACATGTCAAATCTCCCAGCATGCCTTCTACAGCTCAGCCACAGCCATTTTACCCAGGTAAACAGGCACAGAAACCTGGCCAGATACTTCAGACTGTTGTTCCATCTAATCAGGCTGACTATAGATTGCAGCATCAACCTCCTGGTTCACCAGCCCAGACTGTCTCAATGACTTCTCTTCCGCTTGTGACCCCACTGACCCAGGGCCCGTCACCTGTCATGACTCCAGCAGCAGGAAGCACTCATGTGCTTGGATTAGTTCCTCAGCCTGTGGATGGCAGAGGGCTTCCCATCAGCCAGCCAGAACATGTTCAGGGGCTTTTACAGCAGTCCAACATCAACGCTGCTCTAGGGACTGTGTCAGCCACAGCTGTTGCTTCACAGGCACCAGTGCCGCTCATTCAGCCAGCAGTAACTGTGTCTGTCAGCCCCCATGCTGTGGTCCCTGGTGTGCAAAATGTGCCTGTTGTTATGTCCAGTGCCTCTAATACCCCCCAGAGCATGCCAAAACAGACTCCGGTCCCTGTTGTACCGCCCCAACAGAACCAGCCTCAGGTAGTCCACAGCGGTTCAGTAGTAGGACTGGGTGCTCAGACTACCCCCAATATCTTTAGCCAGCTTCCCACTGGCATTGCCCAGGCCGATGAAAACCAGAGGAAGTCTGATATGCTGCTCCAGAGTTCTGTTCTAATAGGAAAAGATGCCATCAAACCCCTGAATCCTGAGGGCTTGCAGCTTCCCACACCTGCTGTCAACAGCCTGTTTGGAATAGCTATTCCCATTGATGGGGATGAGGACAGGTAAACCTTTTATTCTTCCTGATGCTCaccttgatgttttattaaaaatagttacaaaataaaaaattaaaatgttgtcaAGTAAGACACATTTTATTGCAGCTCTTGCAGGTGTTACATTATTTAGTATATTCTTTGGAATAACTTTAAAAGCATGTTACCTTGAAAACGTGTCCTAATTTTCTCGAGTTTGAGTCAAAATGTATGCAcgagtcaaaaaggttgagtTCAAGTCGCTCACATGTTGCAATGTGGGCTTTTCTTTTATtgtgggtgtttttttttttccaccgaCCTTGACCCAGAAAACCCTAAAGAATTGCACATTTTTGATGTCTCCTTAATTTTATGCACCTGACCCGATTTAAAATCACTAGGGGCCTCATGTATAAACGTTGCGTGAGCACAAAAAAGGCACTGAAATGTGCATACTCAATTTTCCACGCACGTATCGggatttatataaaataaacttagttcagtattttatacagtttagatttttttctaaaacaagACAGTGAGGATAATGAATGATTTTTAGCAAAGTAATTTGACTGCATTTATAGTCATTTTCATAATGTCTTGTACTGTTAAACACGGTGTCACATGGATAGGAATATGCATGGAAATGAGATGATGcaatgcatagtaaaactaggcatTGTAAGCTCTATATATTGTTATTTCAGAGAGGAGAcggggtggagatgcacgtacgcacaatcttctgCTGAATGGGTTTTATAAAGGGAATTTTGCGCAGGTTCTGGTGTATGCattgttttataaatctgacAACTTTTGTACATACGCAAAATCTGGCTTTTATGCgtactagggctgtcaaacgattaatcgcatacaaaataaaagtttgagtttgcataatgtgtgagtaatgtgtgtaaataatatgtatatataaatacacacaaattaatgtatatatttaagagatgtatgttatttatgtacaaaaaatgtatttatatataatataaattatataaaaatataagtaaatacatatacttgtaaatatttctcaaatatatacatggatgtgtttgtatttatatatagataataattagtacacccacatatattaggcaaactcaaacatttattttgtatgcaattaatcgtgattaatcgtttgacagccctaatgcGTACATGCACTTTTAGGATGAAGTCTACAGAAAGTTTTATTCATGTGGCCCCAACTCATATATTAGCCTTGAAGCTCTGCTTCAGTGCAGAATACTTTGATAGGAAAATTGTTCCCTctgaatttttcaaaaatgtaatcaGCCAACTCCTTTTCTCATATGtatttgaaactttttttttttttttttttttttacaaatcatGTTGTACAAGTTGTTTTGACCTAAATACCATAAGACTATTGTACATGTGAGGATAAGACTAAGGgcccgtccacacggagacgaGTTTAGCTGTATACGCAAAGTTTCATCCTCACGGATCCGGCTTTTTCAGAGCATGAAACCGGgacccagagtggataaatctgaaaacacccttgtgtttttgtgtgtacagccaatcagtatattttgtgaaatgatGATGTCATCCCCTCACTtctcgaccctagtcagacaccGCTATGTCAtgtaacagcaacaacaacaatagtgTACTACATGCGTGtgttcgtgctgcagaagctactgagcctattagttttactaaaataaggctttatttctaagctttactaaagtttgtatacagcgTGCAAGCTTTATGCACATGCTCCAAATCTTATTCTCCGTTTTTAgtctctgtggcagaattacagcgccacacaCTGATCTGGCATAATGatgtatactacatcatttTGAGTCGGTTACAGTGGTTTTGTGAgtacgcagatatttcttgagacgaggaaaaaaaagatcggATAGGGAAAGCTCTGGCTTTGTGTGGATGTGGCCTAATTTAGCTAGATAATAGTGAAGTAATCCTGAACACcttggttcaggtgtgtttgattaggttTGTAGCTAAATTCTGCTACAGTCTAGCTCAAgagatagttcatccaaaaatgtagACGTTTGCTATCCTtttttcaccctcatgtcattcagtTAGCCTATGTAtggcatttctttcttctgcataacacaaaagaagatattataGGAActgttttgtccatacaatgaataTCAGTGGAGTTCAAAACAATGCAGTTTTCTATTGCTTTTAATCTTCTTGTGTTTCACAGATTAGAAAttgagaaaaaatattttgagacTTTGTGGCTCTCAAACTTTAGTGAAAGATTCATACTTAATGTATGGTTGCTGTTGTTAACTTGAAGGGAACTGGAAATTCACCTTGACTAGCTGGTTTAAAAGTCATTGCAAAAATAGCTCAGAAGTGTAGTTCAGAGGAAATGACTAGCATCAATTGTTTGCACTTAGTTTTCTCACCTGTCCTGCAAACCATTTTACACTTGCTTAAAAAAGGCAAGTGTAAAGTGGTTACAATCGCCATTTCATTGGTAAAACATTTGGAAGGTTTGGCATATTAGtatctagggctgggcgataaacAGTATCATTTCATATCACAAAATTTACAGTGATAAACTCAGGACATTTTTACTTGATATGGACTTTCACACAGCAGAAATAAATGTGACCGCAGCCAGTCAGTGCATGTTGCTAATAAGTGATTTTTGTGCGTGAATGCTGCGGTTATGTCTGATACACAAACTCACGGTGTTTTCAGCATCGGCCGTCTCAATATGAGGACATGAACACATGACCTTCATCTCCATAGCTGTTTTGAGAGTCACTTCAAGCTTTTTACCATTTCATTTGAGAAAAACTACCGTCAAATACacactgaaactgaaactgaaagatCTTCACgataaaccatcaaaataaaagttctgttTAACTTCAAGtaattatgacagaaatattGTAGCCTATACTAAAATGTACTTCTCAAAGTAATAGGCTAATAATATCATTTCGAAGGGATGTCATACAAcaaaatttttttcattttttcatccGTTTTCATTCAAATTGTTAgtttatatacatttgtattacaTCATAAACACAGAGTCCCCCCCAGAATGTTTGCATTCATTCTCAGGGTCTAACAAATATGTGGAAAGCATTTCCTTTCCCCATTAATGATAGCTAAATGAATATCgtgataaataatgatattgtATGATATGGAAAAAATATTGTGATATCATTTTTGGCCATATCACCCAGCCCTATTAGTATCTGGCTTAAGTGaccttgttttgtgtttgtggggaaaaaaaaattcacatcaAATTTACCCAATGCATTGTCCAATTCTTAAAGATTTGTTCTGATGTCGCTGTTTCCTCATCATACACTTGCCACCAGAAGTTGAGCTGTTTTTTTAGACTGGTTAGGTGATGTTAGCGTGTGTTTCCTATCTTGTGATGTGCAGAGCTGCTATCCAGTCTGTGCACAAGCACTGATAAGGCCTTCAAACATGTGTAACATCTGCATGATGTTATGCTGCAAATGGATCTTGTTTACTGTCAGCAGTTGGTAGGACTCCAAGAGAAATCTGTACATTCTGTGCTGTGTACATGCTGTCACCATTTTTGACACGCTTTTGAAAAGTGTTCAGAGGTCGACATTTTCTTTGTCAAAGgctattttttataatatattattttaatgataattaagctgatttaaacaatttttttttaaattatagagTAGATTTCTTAAGTACAGTtcgcattttaatatttttgtaggtACTTTATGctgattttattaaaacaaaattagtaCTGCTACTATATTACAGTACTATTGGCTTTTATTTTGGATTGCATAGACTTTAACTTTGGTGCAGCACAGATTAGGGAACTGAGATGCAGAAAGAACTGCAGGATCTGTGTGTTATTTTGAGAATACTCGGAAATATTGCAACATGGGCGCCAAATGGTGTcgaggtttaaaaaaaaaaaaaaaaaaaaaaagtaaagattgAGGCAGTGCAAGTTTTCAAAATGGCTTTTTACTTTCATTGATGGCAGTTCATATGCTTTTCTACTTTTGTTGGCTtaaatgcacacacactcataaaTGGCCAGTGATGTTCACCAAGATGACTGGAAACTAGACAACGTGACAGCTCAGTTTTACTTTGGCTTGATACTATGGAGAATGCTTTTGTTCTGCTATTAAAAGGAGAATTTGTCCCAAACAATCTTTTCTCTTACCTTTTAAACTGAGATAATCACACCAGCATTTCTCTAGTTAAGGATATTGAAGATTATTGCATTAACTGAGGATGATGCAAGATGTCACAGTTTTTTAGCATATCCTCCTCCACTGAGTACCCTGGAAATGGCGCttgataattttgactttcactCATCACTTTCAGTTCCCCTATAAAcaccataagaaagaggaagtgaCCTTTTAACAGATATGAAGAGATGAATCAGTTATTGACTTATTGAAATGGCATCACGGTTGACGCAATCGTGAATGCCTCGGGATTTGTAGGCAATGTGTTACAGGTTTCAGAATAGCTTAACATTTAGAGATTGACTGATAtatctttttttccccagtatttaagcatttttccattATGTGCAGAAGACTGccattaaagtgttagttcacccaaaaatgaaaattctgtcattaattactcgacccacatgtcattccacacctgtaagaactttgttcatcttcggaacacaaattaagatatttttgataaaatccgatggctcagtgagacctgcattgccaacaagataattaacactttcagattcccagaaagctactaaagacatatttaaaatgtgactaaaggggttcaatcttaatgttatgaagcgacgagaatactttttgtgccaaAGAtagaaaataattgttttattcaacaatatctattgatgggcgttttcaaaacactgcttcatgaagcttcgaagctttatatatcttttgtttcgaatcagtggttcagaacgtgtatcaaactgccaaagtcacgggatttcagtaaacgaggcttcgttatgtcataagtgttccgaaatttcaatggttcactactggggggcgtgactttggcataTTGATACACTCTCcgatgtaaataaatattttttaaaatttttttttttttaaagaaaaaccaGACCTGAGACAGACCCGATGAAATTAGACCCGAGTCCGACCCGACCTGatggcattttttttcaaacccGGTTGGACCTGAACATAAACGACATTGAAGGATGCATAGTCTGCAGCCCCGCAGTCAAGTCAGGAAAAATCCCAGTGTCCTGCTGACTTGTTTGGCAACTGCTCCATTATTTTCAtctatttatttacttacttatAATTACTTTATATTATTGCCTGCCTGATGGATACAAATTATTTATGAGTTAGGCTTTCAGTTGTGACCAGTGGATTTGGATTTGCTAGTATTGTCTGCAATGCCATTTACCTCATCTCCGATGAAAGGCTTCTGCACTCAAAAAAGAAATGAACTGCATGAACACAGCATAATGAAGTGGCAAAGTTTTTCTTGATGGATCTTATAGCTATAAGATGGATTTCTGTGTGCGAGGTTACAAATGATTGTTCCTTTTCTATGTGTGTTTCTTAAAAATGCACTTGATGTAAGCGCTGAAGTGCTGAAATGTGAATCACTCATCACTGTAACCTCATTACGTCCAATAACTTTTGGCGTAATGTTATTTACCTGACCAATAGATaattaaagttaattttaaTCCATGCTGATGGCGCTCGTTGTCTAATGCGGAAGCAACCGTGTGTAGAGTCCATTGCATGCAGAAATGCGGATTCCGAGAGTACTTAGAGATAACGCTGTCATAGAATTGTTAAATGTCTGAAATAGTTTAAAAGAATTCGGGTCTTTTCGGGTTCATttggaaaaattaattttaaattactcTGGTCGGACCTCTGGTTTTTGGATCCAAGTGGACCCGTGAAGACCTCTTCTACAGATTGCTTGTTCAGCATATTTACAATTAGCAACACTAAATTGATTTATCTTTTTGGTAACCGTAATAGGCTGCTTGATTATGGCAAGAATCATCACAAAATATTTTGGTCAATACTGTAATCATGATTATTTAACAGCAAAACAATAATCCTATAACAGtaactgcataatttattcatgctgaaATGCATGCTGAGAGTTCACAACATTTCAGCTCTAATGCTCTATATGAAATTCTTTGTTCAGGCAACTATGTTTAACTATTTGGGAAAGCGTTTGGGGACTATATTTGATTCTGTTGATTTATGTAATTTGTGTTTCTTAGTGTTTGTGACTCGGAAGTTCCTATAAACTGGAATATATTTAGTTTCTTATGACATttacaatactagaaattgACACATTGGTAATTTAACCAAATTATGATggataaagttaaaaaaaaacttgtataTTTAAACAAACCAGCAGATTGTCATGTTAGACGTTACTCTGTGATTTTAGAATAATTTCTTTTTGGTATGAGGAAGTGTTGTTACtgataaaattaatttcaatttatCAGTAACAACACTTCCCCTGTTTGTACCTTTGTACCTCTATTTGTTTCAAGCTAATTTAGGTTGTGCATTATCATTGATCACATCCATAATATTTTATCACACAGTAGTTTTCTTTTGTACTTGCTTATGAAATTGCATTGTGAATTACACTACATAATTGTTTGAAAGTTTTTCACTAGTAACTTTTTCACTAAATGCAAGGGATGAACATTAAAGTCTTTAAATtttatacatgtatttaaacttGACATGAAAGGAAAATGAAATGTTTGCCCATAGGATAAATTGTGTCACTGGACTACTTTTTAGAGAGGTCATATTTATATGGCCCAATGTTATagacagtgttgccaagtccacgTTTTTCCCaaggaattgggctacttttacactgttgccgcagattgaaatgatttttaattttcttttactCCCCGGAACTCTATTTCTACCAGGGAACCGTCTCCCCCCACCCCCACAACCGTTTCTATAGATTCGTTGTTTTTAGTGCTATAGAGGTATTACACCTCTGTGTACAAAAACCTGTTTCTCTGTAATCCTCTGCCAGCTTCACCTCCCTAGGGCAATTCCATCCTGTGAGTCGTCATCTTTTGGTGGAAACATGAAAGAATATTTCCACAAAGTTGATCGTTTCCACGTTTTCACCATATTTGCTTCTGTTTTGGGTAAATTTATGCAATTCTTTTCAGCATGAACAAGCCCACAGTGAAACATTACAGATTTTTGCATTCAGAATTCGAGCGCAAATCCCTGGAgtccttcatttattttttatttttttatttttttgcttttctttaaaaatgttgtgCCCAGTTTACAAGCGTAAATGTGTGGTGTGATATTATTGATATAGGTTATTGATAACACAATTTGCTCGCTTATCATTCTCAAAGTGAGCCCTCCTCCCtctgttttcatgtttgtttattatttattattacatgtatttattttgccTAAATTGCCAAAATtgcattcatgtatatattagAGTGTAGCATTCTCAGCtccatttaaaacattttataaaatttcATAATGAATTCAATCCACAGGTACTTACTCAAAAGTTTGCAGATTCTTTGCAGTTTGCAGTCTTGGCCTAGCAATGATTTGCAAGGTGTTTTTATTAAAAGGTAATGAATTAATTGAGGTATTATGTTGTTCACCCTTATTTCCTAATCCAGTTTAGTTATCCATGCAAAGCAAACTAAACTTTTCTGAGCCTTTTTTGTTTCCTAAAACAAATTACAGTTTCTATCAAAAGTTTGGTCCAAGACCACATTtaagcaggtttttttttttttttttttgggattcTTTAGATTTAAAATTATGCCATACAGATTTTTTTAGTACAGAAACTCAACACCAGTGAAGcctgatttaaaataaatgagtcAAGTCATTGCTTGTCACAGGATAATGGTCACTTTGTAACATTCAGTGTGTTGCATGATTGACCAAAGAAAATCGAATTAATCTCCTTTTAGTTAGGCTGTATAAACTTGGCTGTAAATCAATGTGATCATTTGTTTAGGGGATCCATGTCTTTCACTCAAAGGCTGTTCTGACTTTTTCTGTTTGGCATATTCATTCTGAACTTTAAATCCTTCAGGGCTTTTTCTGGGGGCTCTGACGCCAGTGCTGTTTGACACACTGTCCCTTTTTCGCTCAATGAATGGCCGTTCACTTCAACTTTGTTTCAAAAGCCCCTAAGGCATCAAAGCACTTTGTTTTAAAGATTGTTTTTCTACAGTCAAAGCAAATCCCTCCAaacctttatattatattttagctCATTCatatttctctttctcttttctgtATCTGTAAGGAACCCCTCCACAGCTTTCTATCAAGCCTTTCCAAACGGCAGGTCAAAGGGCATCAGTGATGGGTATGATCACTGTGTGTGTATTACATTGCACTCTTGGCAGCTGTGAGTGTGCATGGAGTGAGCATGGCATTTCTGGAAGTGGTTTCAGGTCAAGTGTCTAAGGGCCgtgacacaccaagccgacggtcagCTGCTGGTGAACGTCTGTTGGGCTAGTTTTTGCGATGTGTTCCACACGTCGGCTCTAGTCAGGCTCATGTCAGCGGCAGTGGTGGAAAGAGTACTAAAAACTGTACTTAAGTAAAAGTATTGCTACTTAAGAAATAATTTACTTGA
This genomic stretch from Megalobrama amblycephala isolate DHTTF-2021 linkage group LG2, ASM1881202v1, whole genome shotgun sequence harbors:
- the tsc22d2 gene encoding TSC22 domain family protein 2 isoform X2 is translated as MSKMPSKKKSCFQITSVTQAQVAANSITDDTESLDDPDESRTEDMSSSEIYDMSKGGDFEPEACDVSLSDEPLHNEAETAGASSQDGPITTVPGSRNTSAVHINPNVRAVSGAAGQMSSASISSQTSPLVASNTPSSTSQASSVSSSATVSSCSSRFRVIKLDHGTGEPFKRGRWTCTEFYERDTDVSSSGRTADNIKHAGTTDHSADRDGLGVAGGSVAAHISLSTLAAEPHTDSGYVSAPSNPPVDLQKQTFGILQQGLGLVAQNLFGDAHAQHVKSPSMPSTAQPQPFYPGKQAQKPGQILQTVVPSNQADYRLQHQPPGSPAQTVSMTSLPLVTPLTQGPSPVMTPAAGSTHVLGLVPQPVDGRGLPISQPEHVQGLLQQSNINAALGTVSATAVASQAPVPLIQPAVTVSVSPHAVVPGVQNVPVVMSSASNTPQSMPKQTPVPVVPPQQNQPQVVHSGSVVGLGAQTTPNIFSQLPTGIAQADENQRKSDMLLQSSVLIGKDAIKPLNPEGLQLPTPAVNSLFGIAIPIDGDEDSASGASVVAIDNKIEQAMDLVKSHLMYAVREEVEVLKEQIKELYERNSVLERENAVLKSLANTEQLTQLTSQINIPGSTSPQQTPANAILQEGSELVALPPQPNVSTA
- the tsc22d2 gene encoding TSC22 domain family protein 2 isoform X1 — translated: MSKMPSKKKSCFQITSVTQAQVAANSITDDTESLDDPDESRTEDMSSSEIYDMSKGGDFEPEACDVSLSDEPLHNEAETAGASSQDGPITTVPGSRNTSAVHINPNVRAVSGAAGQMSSASISSQTSPLVASNTPSSTSQASSVSSSATVSSCSSRFRVIKLDHGTGEPFKRGRWTCTEFYERDTDVSSSGRTADNIKHAGTTDHSADRDGLGVAGGSVAAHISLSTLAAEPHTDSGYVSAPSNPPVDLQKQTFGILQQGLGLVAQNLFGDAHAQHVKSPSMPSTAQPQPFYPGKQAQKPGQILQTVVPSNQADYRLQHQPPGSPAQTVSMTSLPLVTPLTQGPSPVMTPAAGSTHVLGLVPQPVDGRGLPISQPEHVQGLLQQSNINAALGTVSATAVASQAPVPLIQPAVTVSVSPHAVVPGVQNVPVVMSSASNTPQSMPKQTPVPVVPPQQNQPQVVHSGSVVGLGAQTTPNIFSQLPTGIAQADENQRKSDMLLQSSVLIGKDAIKPLNPEGLQLPTPAVNSLFGIAIPIDGDEDRNPSTAFYQAFPNGRSKGISDGASGASVVAIDNKIEQAMDLVKSHLMYAVREEVEVLKEQIKELYERNSVLERENAVLKSLANTEQLTQLTSQINIPGSTSPQQTPANAILQEGSELVALPPQPNVSTA